One Oncorhynchus kisutch isolate 150728-3 linkage group LG11, Okis_V2, whole genome shotgun sequence genomic region harbors:
- the LOC109900030 gene encoding parvalbumin beta 2-like, which produces MFQVSRIYKVEGLGRGGLHHLAESSLRIHSSLRAKPELNMSFAGLNDADVAAALAACAAADSFNHKAFFAKVGLASKSNDDVKKAFYVIDQDKSGFIEEDELKLFLQNFSASARALTDAETKAFLADGDKDGDGMIGVDEFAAMIKG; this is translated from the exons ATGTTTCAGGTGAGTAGGATATATAAGGTCGAAGGCTTAGGCAGGGGGGGCTTACACCATTTGGCAGAATCATCTTTGCGAATCCACTCAAGCCTTAGAGCCAAACCTGAG CTAAACATGTCCTTCGCCGGTCTTAACGATGCTGATGTTGCTGCAGCCCTCGCTGCTTGCGCAG CTGCTGACTCCTTCAACCACAAGGCGTTCTTTGCCAAGGTTGGCCTGGCCAGCAAGTCTAACGATGACGTGAAGAAGGCCTTCTACGTCATTGACCAGGACAAGAGTGGCTTCATTGAGGAGGATGAGCTCAA GCTGTTCCTGCAGAACTTCTCTGCTTCTGCCAGAGCCCTGACTGACGCTGAGACCAAGGCTTTCCTGGCTGATGGGGACAAGGATGGTGATGGCATGATTGGAGTTGATG AGTTTGCTGCCATGATCAAAGGATAA